The Cinclus cinclus chromosome 3, bCinCin1.1, whole genome shotgun sequence genome has a window encoding:
- the ODC1 gene encoding ornithine decarboxylase, whose amino-acid sequence MSNFSKEEFELTFLDEGFTAKDILDQKINEVSSSDDKDAFYVADLGDIVKKHVRWHKALPRVTPFYAVKCNDSKAVVKTLAVLGAGFDCASKTEIQLVQSIGVPPERIIYANPCKQVSQIKHAASSGVQMMTFDSEVELMKVARAHPKAKLVLRITTDDSKAVCRLSVKFGATLKTSRLLLERAKELDLAIVGVSFHVGSGCTDPETFVQAISDARCVFDMGAELGFNMYLLDIGGGFPGSEDVKLKFEEITSVINPALDKYFPSDSGINIIAEPGRYYVASAFTLAVNIIAKKIVLKELTGSDDEDDANDKTLMYYVNDGVYGSFNCILYDHAHVKPVLQKRPKPDDSCYSCSIWGPTCDGLDRIVERFNMPELQVGDWILFENMGAYTVAAASTFNGFQRPTIHYVMSRPAWQLMQQIKEQGFLAEVEEQDVASLPVSCAWESGIEYPATCASASINV is encoded by the exons ATGAGCAACTTCAGCAAAGAAGAATTTGAGTTAACCTTCCTTGATGAAGGCTTTACTGCCAAGGATATCCTTGaccaaaaaataaatgaagtgtCGTCTTCT GATGATAAAGATGCCTTCTACGTTGCTGACCTCGGGGACATTGTGAAGAAGCACGTGCGGTGGCATAAGGCCCTTCCTCGGGTGACCCCCTTCTATGCTGTAAAGTGTAACGACAGCAAAGCTGTCGTGAAGACCCTTGCTGTTCTTGGGGCAGGATTTGATTGTGCCAGTAAG ACGGAAATACAGCTGGTACAGAGCATTGGTGTGCCTCCTGAGAGAATAATATATGCAAATCCCTGCAAACAAGTATCTCAAATCAAACATGCTGCCAGCAGTGGTGTGCAGATGATGACATTTGATAGTGAAGTAGAACTAATGAAAGTTGCAAGGGCCCATCCAAAAGCCAA GTTAGTCTTACGCATTACCACCGATGACTCCAAAGCAGTCTGTCGTCTGAGTGTTAAATTTGGAGCTACACTTAAGACTAGCAGGCTTCTTCTGGAGCGTGCAAAAGAACTTGACCTTGCCATTGTTGGAGTTAG TTTCCATGTTGGAAGTGGATGTACAGACCCAGAGACCTTTGTTCAAGCCATTTCTGATGCTCGCTGTGTGTTTGATATGGGA GCTGAACTTGGCTTCAATATGTATCTGCTTGATATTGGTGGTGGCTTCCCTGGCTCTGAAGATGTCAAGCTTAAATTTGAAGAG ATCACAAGTGTAATCAACCCAGCACTGGATAAATACTTCCCTTCAGATTCTGGAATAAATATTATTGCAGAGCCAGGACGATACTATGTTGCATCAGCATTCACGCTGGCAGTCAATATCATTGCAAAGAAAATTGTGTTAAAAGAGCTAACGGGGTCTGATG ATGAAGATGATGCAAATGACAAAACTCTTATGTACTATGTGAATGATGGGGTCTATGGATCATTCAACTGCATCTTGTATGATCATGCACATGTTAAGCCAGTCCTGCAAAAG CGGCCTAAGCCAGATGACAGCTGCTACTCCTGCAGCATTTGGGGACCAACCTGTGATGGCTTAGATCGGATTGTTGAGCGGTTTAATATGCCGGAGCTGCAAGTTGGTGACTGGATCCTGTTTGAAAACATGGGTGCCTATACTGTAGCAGCAGCTTCTACTTTCAATGGATTCCAGAGGCCAACAATACACTATGTGATGTCAAGACCAGCATG gcAACTAATGCAGCAGATCAAGGAGCAAGGGTTCCTAGCTGAGGTGGAAGAGCAGGATGTTGCTAGTCTGCCAGTCTCTTGTGCCTGGGAAAGTGGAATTGAATATCCAGCAACTTGTGCTTCAGCTAGTATTAATGTATAG